The Blastomonas fulva genome contains a region encoding:
- the folK gene encoding 2-amino-4-hydroxy-6-hydroxymethyldihydropteridine diphosphokinase produces MRQASLAQYLIALGSNRRHHRIGPPERVLEAAMEALAAEDVDILVLAPAIRTRPIGPSQRMYANSAALICTRLAPDDLLALLKTLEARFGTRRGQRWSARTLDLDIIWWSGGTWHSRRPELIVPHIAFRERRFVLQPAAMIAPQLRDPVTGRSIGQLLHRLTRA; encoded by the coding sequence ATGCGTCAGGCAAGCCTTGCCCAGTATCTGATCGCGCTGGGATCGAACCGGCGGCACCACCGCATCGGTCCGCCCGAGCGGGTGCTGGAGGCCGCGATGGAGGCCCTTGCGGCAGAGGATGTCGATATTCTCGTGCTCGCGCCCGCGATCCGTACGCGCCCGATCGGCCCTTCGCAGCGCATGTATGCCAACAGCGCGGCGCTGATCTGCACGCGGCTTGCCCCCGACGATCTGCTGGCGCTGCTCAAGACGCTGGAGGCGCGCTTCGGCACCAGGCGCGGCCAGCGCTGGTCGGCGCGCACGCTCGATCTCGACATCATCTGGTGGTCGGGCGGCACCTGGCATTCGCGCCGGCCTGAGCTGATCGTCCCGCATATCGCCTTTCGCGAGCGGCGCTTCGTGCTGCAACCCGCTGCGATGATCGCGCCGCAGCTGCGCGACCCGGTCACCGGGCGCAGCATCGGCCAGCTTCTGCACCGGCTCACGCGGGCTTGA
- a CDS encoding MATE family efflux transporter, translating to MQEAPAPSRAAFATGRPAISDSTASSADLTPAPSGSSGPSPTRAPTSARSVGTGKFLTGSLMRHVAVMTLTSSIGLLALFLVDFADLFFISQLGDPSLTAGIGFASTLLFLNSSLNIGLMITISALAARRIGMGRSETTRALLGEVLMLGVAMAALIALVFWIFAPQWVEMMGATGRARDAAVSYIRIVAPFGPITVVGMVCSGLLRAYGDARRAMNTTLAMAAGNAIFDPLLMFGLGWGFVGAAWATVISILLMAVTGIVPILRHYGGFAMPTRESFAANLVDIRKIMVPAVLTNLATPVGGIIAFRLIAEYGEASVASYAVIGRIIPLAFCLLFSLSGSIGPIIGQNYGAGQLDRVRGTIDRAVLFAAGFTLLIWPALILGSDGIGWVFDLPAGGMDLIHAFAWIVVPLFFFNGLLFISNASFNNLDRANWSSWTNWGRNTLGVLPFAMVGSAVAGAPGVLIGQAIGGVLFGLGGYWLVRHRLAQLEKNIG from the coding sequence ATGCAAGAAGCCCCGGCGCCATCCCGCGCCGCATTCGCAACCGGACGACCCGCCATTTCCGATTCCACTGCATCGTCCGCCGATCTGACCCCTGCCCCATCGGGCAGCAGCGGCCCATCGCCCACGCGCGCGCCAACGTCTGCACGGTCGGTCGGCACCGGCAAGTTCCTCACCGGGAGCCTGATGCGGCACGTCGCCGTGATGACGCTCACCTCCAGCATCGGCCTGCTTGCGCTGTTCCTGGTCGATTTCGCCGATCTGTTTTTCATCTCGCAGCTGGGCGACCCGTCGCTGACCGCGGGGATCGGCTTTGCCAGCACTTTGCTGTTCCTCAATTCCTCGCTCAATATCGGGCTGATGATCACAATCAGCGCGCTCGCTGCCCGCCGCATCGGCATGGGCCGCAGCGAAACCACGCGTGCGCTGCTGGGCGAGGTGCTGATGCTGGGCGTTGCCATGGCGGCGCTGATCGCATTGGTGTTCTGGATCTTCGCGCCGCAATGGGTCGAGATGATGGGGGCGACCGGCAGGGCCAGGGATGCCGCGGTCAGCTATATCCGCATCGTTGCCCCGTTTGGGCCGATCACTGTGGTGGGCATGGTCTGTTCGGGGTTGCTGCGCGCCTATGGCGATGCCCGCCGCGCGATGAACACCACGCTGGCGATGGCGGCAGGCAACGCGATCTTCGATCCGCTGCTAATGTTCGGCCTGGGCTGGGGCTTTGTCGGCGCCGCCTGGGCGACCGTAATCTCGATCCTGCTGATGGCGGTGACCGGCATCGTGCCGATCCTGCGGCATTATGGCGGCTTTGCCATGCCGACGCGCGAGAGCTTCGCTGCCAATCTGGTGGATATCCGCAAGATCATGGTGCCTGCCGTGCTGACCAATCTGGCGACCCCGGTCGGCGGGATCATCGCCTTTCGCCTGATCGCGGAATATGGCGAGGCATCGGTGGCCAGCTATGCGGTGATCGGCCGGATCATCCCGCTGGCTTTCTGCCTGCTGTTCTCGCTCTCCGGATCGATCGGCCCGATCATCGGCCAGAATTACGGCGCGGGCCAGCTCGACAGGGTGCGCGGCACAATCGATCGCGCGGTGCTGTTCGCCGCAGGCTTCACGCTCCTGATCTGGCCTGCGCTGATCCTGGGCAGCGATGGCATCGGCTGGGTGTTCGATCTGCCCGCAGGTGGCATGGACCTGATCCACGCCTTTGCGTGGATCGTGGTGCCGTTGTTCTTTTTCAACGGGCTGCTGTTCATCTCCAACGCCAGCTTCAACAATCTGGACCGCGCCAACTGGTCGAGCTGGACCAACTGGGGCCGCAACACGCTGGGCGTGCTGCCTTTCGCGATGGTGGGTAGTGCCGTCGCCGGAGCACCGGGCGTGCTGATCGGACAGGCGATCGGCGGGGTGCTGTTCGGGCTGGGCGGCTATTGGCTGGTCCGACACCGGCTGGCGCAGCTCGAGAAAAATATAGGTTAA
- a CDS encoding DUF885 domain-containing protein, producing the protein MHHTIRFAVSALAIALAAPSTIALAPAIAAQPAEANQDAALTAFLDAEFEEAIKQQPQLATRLGRKDGGDQWNDIGDEAAEAQLAWRKASVARMKAQFDRAKLSPEAQVNYDIWALEAERAEMQQANRVYRPPFYSRLYSAHSQLPDFLINTHTVADATDLKNYIARLRGIPAVLDVAIARTKASEAAGIRAPKFQIETIITGSEKLTSGAPFGDGPDAALWADVKAKTEALVAAGKLPRAEADAMLAEARAAIVALKPAYDRVVAWARASLPNAPSGKVGAITLPEGAAYYANELKLNTTSDYTAEQIHSIGRSEVARIEAEQDALAKQAGFKDRSAYYAGRARLNPPRPYDDAARTEYLTTANAFVAHTRSLLEPYFNSLPKYGIEVVREPAFSEVAGGAAHASAPSPDGSRPAKTYVHLVGTVPDPAAMYTLMCHEAVPGHNMQGDIQVRQTSGPKFRAVTGYVAFGEGWALYAEALCKEMNAFPDIAADFLRLDAELFRAARLVVDTGIHAMGWTEDEAVAYMNTTGRQPIERSRSEIRRYITLPGQATGYKMGMLKIVELRQRAESKLGKKFDIKGFHDLLIASGSQPLSILERRVDDWIARSAT; encoded by the coding sequence ATGCACCACACCATTCGCTTTGCCGTATCCGCGCTCGCCATCGCGCTTGCCGCACCCAGCACGATCGCGCTTGCACCGGCGATCGCCGCGCAGCCCGCCGAGGCCAATCAGGATGCCGCGCTGACCGCGTTTCTGGATGCCGAGTTCGAAGAAGCGATCAAGCAGCAGCCGCAGCTCGCCACGCGCCTTGGCCGCAAGGACGGCGGCGACCAGTGGAACGACATCGGCGATGAAGCTGCCGAGGCGCAGCTTGCCTGGCGCAAGGCTTCGGTCGCCCGGATGAAGGCGCAGTTCGACCGCGCGAAGCTCTCGCCCGAGGCGCAGGTCAACTACGACATCTGGGCGCTCGAGGCCGAGCGTGCCGAAATGCAGCAGGCCAACCGGGTGTACCGCCCGCCCTTCTATTCGCGGCTCTATTCGGCGCACAGCCAGCTGCCCGATTTCCTGATCAACACGCACACGGTTGCCGACGCGACCGACCTCAAGAACTACATCGCCCGGCTGCGCGGCATCCCTGCTGTGCTTGATGTCGCGATCGCGCGCACCAAGGCGAGCGAAGCGGCGGGGATCCGCGCGCCGAAGTTCCAGATCGAGACCATCATCACCGGCAGCGAGAAGCTGACCAGCGGCGCGCCGTTCGGCGATGGTCCCGATGCTGCGCTGTGGGCGGACGTCAAGGCAAAGACCGAGGCGCTGGTTGCCGCCGGCAAGCTCCCCCGCGCCGAGGCCGATGCCATGCTGGCCGAAGCGCGCGCGGCGATCGTCGCGCTTAAGCCGGCCTATGACCGGGTCGTCGCCTGGGCCAGGGCCAGCCTGCCCAACGCGCCCAGCGGCAAGGTCGGTGCGATCACTCTGCCCGAAGGCGCGGCTTATTATGCCAATGAGCTCAAGCTCAACACCACCAGCGACTACACCGCCGAGCAGATCCACTCCATCGGCCGATCGGAGGTCGCGCGGATCGAGGCCGAGCAGGATGCGCTGGCAAAGCAGGCAGGGTTCAAGGACCGCAGCGCCTATTATGCCGGGCGCGCCCGGCTCAACCCGCCGCGGCCCTATGACGATGCGGCGCGGACCGAGTACCTGACGACCGCAAATGCCTTTGTCGCGCACACCCGCTCGCTGCTCGAGCCCTATTTCAACTCGCTGCCCAAATATGGTATCGAGGTGGTGCGCGAGCCGGCATTCTCCGAAGTCGCAGGCGGCGCAGCGCACGCCTCTGCCCCCAGCCCCGACGGATCGCGCCCGGCCAAGACCTATGTTCATCTGGTCGGAACCGTGCCCGATCCGGCGGCGATGTACACGCTGATGTGCCATGAGGCGGTTCCCGGTCACAACATGCAGGGCGACATCCAGGTGCGGCAGACCAGCGGGCCCAAGTTCCGCGCGGTCACCGGCTATGTCGCGTTCGGCGAAGGCTGGGCGCTCTATGCCGAGGCCTTGTGCAAGGAAATGAACGCCTTCCCCGATATCGCGGCCGATTTCCTGCGGCTGGATGCCGAGCTGTTCCGCGCGGCGCGGCTGGTGGTCGACACCGGCATCCATGCGATGGGCTGGACCGAGGACGAGGCGGTTGCATACATGAACACCACCGGTCGCCAGCCGATAGAACGCTCGCGTTCGGAAATCCGCCGCTATATCACGCTGCCGGGCCAGGCGACCGGCTACAAGATGGGGATGCTCAAGATCGTCGAGCTGCGCCAGCGCGCCGAAAGCAAGCTGGGCAAGAAGTTCGACATCAAGGGATTTCACGATTTGCTGATCGCGTCGGGATCGCAGCCGCTGTCGATCCTGGAGCGCCGGGTGGACGACTGGATCGCGCGCTCGGCGACCTGA
- a CDS encoding class I SAM-dependent methyltransferase: protein MRHLIIPALIAGTALPLIGAAQPAFAADAADASSASAIDAAVAADLRGTDKARDQYRHPKETLEFFQVKPNMVVAEYAADAGWYSKILAPLTATSGKYVALGVSPSSPSLNEERKAQMNAFPANYPARAAKATGVSADKIHAFVTNAVPAEMQGKVDRVLIFRMLHNLQRSGILGSELDAIHGILAPGGMVGIEQHRAKADAPAAYVDGSKGYLKEADVIAMFEKHGFVLAGKSEINANPKDPANHAQGVWTLPPNYALKDVDKDKYAAIGESDRMTLLFKKK, encoded by the coding sequence ATGCGCCATTTGATCATCCCTGCCCTGATCGCGGGTACCGCCCTGCCGCTGATCGGAGCCGCCCAGCCTGCCTTCGCCGCCGACGCTGCCGATGCAAGCTCTGCATCCGCGATCGACGCTGCGGTTGCCGCCGATCTGCGCGGCACCGACAAGGCACGCGACCAGTATCGCCACCCCAAGGAAACGCTCGAATTCTTCCAGGTGAAACCGAACATGGTGGTCGCCGAATATGCCGCCGATGCCGGCTGGTACAGCAAGATCCTCGCGCCGCTCACCGCCACCAGCGGCAAGTATGTCGCGTTGGGCGTCTCGCCGAGCAGCCCGTCGCTGAACGAGGAACGCAAGGCGCAGATGAACGCCTTCCCCGCCAATTATCCCGCGCGCGCCGCGAAGGCGACCGGGGTCAGCGCGGACAAGATCCACGCCTTCGTCACCAACGCAGTCCCTGCCGAGATGCAGGGCAAGGTCGACCGCGTGCTGATCTTCCGCATGCTGCACAACTTGCAGCGCTCGGGCATCCTGGGCAGCGAGCTTGACGCGATCCACGGCATACTCGCCCCCGGCGGCATGGTCGGCATCGAACAGCACCGCGCCAAGGCAGATGCGCCTGCGGCCTATGTCGATGGTTCCAAGGGCTATCTCAAGGAAGCCGACGTGATCGCGATGTTTGAAAAGCACGGCTTCGTGCTGGCTGGCAAGAGCGAGATCAACGCCAACCCCAAGGACCCGGCCAACCACGCGCAGGGCGTCTGGACGCTGCCGCCCAATTATGCGCTCAAGGACGTGGACAAGGACAAGTACGCCGCGATCGGCGAATCCGACCGCATGACCTTGTTGTTCAAGAAGAAGTAA
- a CDS encoding M28 family metallopeptidase, producing MIKTLLKFAPLPFFVMSAAQAGAQQTAPLDIPDVAPQPVSQATMQDVTRMLASDEFEGRAPGSVGEQKTIALLTERFAKAGLKPGNGDSWLQPVPLVSIEAGKVSPLTITGGKTPLSLAYGTDMVLGTYREADSITIAESDVVFVGYGINAPEKGWNDYAGVDVKGKTVVILVNDPDYDSADLSGDFGGKAMTYYGRWTYKYEEAARQGAAAALIVHDTVPAAYGWGVVESSWTGPQFFAQTKDKGASQTQANGWIQKSAAETLLASAGQDLATLSAAARKKGFKAVPLGVKASVSFANAIDTTMSNNIIGILPGAKRPDEYVLYTAHWDHLGRCKPASDGDDICNGAVDNATGTAALVALAETFAKAGAPDRSVVFLAVTAEESGLLGSAYYGQNPIYPLAKTAGGINMDAFLMAGPSRNVTVVGKGKSELEAYLDAALTSADRVASPDSSPQNGYYYRSDHFSLAKQGVPMLYIDGGEDLIEGGTAAGAAAAKDYTVNRYHGPKDEYNPDWNWSGVIADLSLYYRIGRSLAMSTSWPNWVEGDEFRATRDASRAAAK from the coding sequence ATGATCAAAACGCTGCTCAAATTCGCTCCCCTGCCGTTCTTCGTGATGTCCGCTGCGCAGGCTGGCGCGCAGCAGACAGCGCCTCTCGATATCCCGGATGTCGCCCCCCAGCCGGTGTCGCAAGCTACGATGCAGGACGTGACGCGGATGCTGGCATCGGATGAATTTGAAGGCCGGGCGCCCGGTAGCGTCGGTGAACAGAAGACCATCGCGCTCCTGACCGAGCGTTTTGCCAAGGCGGGGCTGAAGCCCGGCAATGGCGACAGCTGGCTGCAGCCCGTGCCACTGGTCAGCATCGAGGCAGGCAAGGTCAGCCCGCTGACCATCACCGGCGGCAAGACCCCCTTGAGCTTGGCATATGGCACCGACATGGTGCTGGGCACCTATCGCGAGGCGGACAGCATCACCATCGCGGAAAGCGATGTCGTGTTCGTCGGCTATGGCATCAACGCGCCCGAAAAGGGCTGGAACGACTATGCCGGGGTCGACGTCAAGGGCAAGACCGTGGTGATCCTGGTCAACGACCCCGACTACGACAGCGCAGACCTCAGCGGCGACTTCGGCGGAAAGGCGATGACCTATTACGGCCGCTGGACCTACAAATACGAGGAAGCCGCGCGTCAGGGTGCCGCTGCCGCGCTGATCGTGCACGATACCGTTCCCGCCGCTTATGGCTGGGGCGTGGTCGAATCGAGCTGGACCGGCCCTCAGTTCTTCGCCCAGACCAAGGACAAGGGCGCAAGCCAGACCCAGGCGAACGGCTGGATCCAGAAATCCGCCGCCGAAACCCTGCTCGCCAGCGCCGGGCAGGATCTCGCCACGCTGAGCGCGGCTGCCAGGAAGAAGGGCTTCAAGGCGGTGCCGCTGGGCGTCAAGGCATCGGTGTCGTTCGCCAACGCCATCGACACGACGATGTCGAACAACATCATCGGCATTCTGCCCGGCGCCAAGCGGCCCGACGAATATGTCCTCTACACCGCGCATTGGGACCATCTGGGCCGCTGCAAGCCCGCGTCCGATGGCGACGACATCTGCAACGGCGCGGTCGACAACGCCACCGGCACCGCAGCCTTGGTGGCGCTCGCCGAAACCTTCGCAAAGGCTGGCGCGCCCGATCGCAGCGTGGTGTTTCTGGCGGTGACGGCTGAGGAATCCGGCCTGCTGGGCTCTGCCTATTACGGGCAGAACCCCATCTATCCGTTGGCAAAGACCGCAGGCGGCATCAACATGGATGCGTTCCTGATGGCGGGTCCGTCGCGCAACGTGACCGTGGTGGGCAAGGGCAAGTCCGAGCTCGAGGCGTATCTCGACGCGGCGCTGACATCCGCCGACCGCGTCGCGTCTCCGGACAGCAGCCCCCAGAACGGCTATTATTACCGCTCCGACCATTTCAGCCTCGCCAAGCAGGGCGTGCCGATGCTGTATATCGATGGCGGCGAGGACCTGATCGAGGGTGGCACCGCGGCAGGCGCAGCCGCGGCCAAGGACTATACCGTCAACCGCTATCACGGCCCCAAGGACGAATATAACCCCGACTGGAACTGGTCTGGCGTGATCGCCGACCTGTCGCTCTATTACCGCATCGGCCGATCGCTGGCGATGTCGACCAGCTGGCCCAACTGGGTGGAAGGCGACGAATTCCGCGCCACCCGCGACGCCAGCCGCGCCGCCGCGAAGTAA
- a CDS encoding uracil-DNA glycosylase, with protein sequence MISVSPIPHTEPPRDCPLCPRLVALRHACQAEHPDWWNAPVAAFGDADAWLGIIGLAPGKHGANRTGRPFTGDYAGDLLFATLAKFGLSNDRYESDLGDGLALSGVVIINSVKCLPPQNKPTPQEINTCRRFLTAQIAALPRLRVFVALGRIAHDSFLRHWGHRLADHPFGHGAVHDLGEGRVLIDSYHCSRYNTNTGRLTAAMFEDVFARACKLRDERLA encoded by the coding sequence GTGATCAGCGTAAGCCCCATTCCGCACACCGAGCCGCCGCGCGACTGTCCTTTATGCCCAAGGCTGGTGGCGCTGCGCCACGCCTGCCAGGCCGAGCATCCCGACTGGTGGAACGCGCCCGTCGCTGCCTTTGGCGATGCCGATGCGTGGCTGGGGATCATCGGGCTGGCGCCGGGCAAGCACGGGGCGAACCGCACCGGACGGCCGTTTACCGGCGATTATGCGGGCGATCTGCTGTTCGCGACTCTGGCGAAGTTCGGCTTGAGCAACGATCGCTACGAGAGCGATCTCGGCGATGGCCTCGCGCTCAGCGGCGTGGTGATCATCAATTCGGTCAAGTGCCTGCCGCCGCAGAACAAGCCGACTCCGCAGGAGATCAACACCTGCCGCCGGTTCCTCACCGCCCAGATCGCCGCGCTGCCGCGCTTGCGCGTGTTCGTCGCGCTGGGGCGGATCGCGCACGACAGCTTCCTGCGCCACTGGGGCCACCGCCTCGCCGATCATCCTTTCGGCCACGGCGCGGTCCACGATCTGGGCGAGGGCAGGGTGCTGATCGACAGCTATCACTGCAGCCGGTACAACACGAACACTGGACGGCTGACGGCCGCGATGTTCGAGGATGTCTTCGCGCGCGCCTGCAAGCTGCGGGACGAGCGCTTGGCGTGA
- the aguB gene encoding N-carbamoylputrescine amidase yields the protein MTEITVAALQLPLGASEADNIEAVTDLVAHAADKGAEIILPPELFEGPYFCRTEDEALFASARPTNEHPSVRAMAKLARQLKVAIPTSFFERDGPHHYNSLAMIDPDGEIMGVYRKSHIPDGPGYEEKYYFRPGNTGFKVWDVCGTRIGVGICWDQWYPECARAMALMGAELLFYPTAIGSEPYDSTLDTSRMWQRAMQGHAVSNCMPVIASNRIGIEGDQTFYGHSFITNEWGDKVLEYGAEETGVLVATLDLDQARMHRAGMGFFRDRRPELYGRLALDV from the coding sequence ATGACCGAGATCACCGTCGCCGCCCTGCAGTTGCCGCTGGGCGCAAGCGAAGCCGACAATATCGAGGCGGTGACGGATCTGGTCGCCCATGCAGCCGACAAGGGGGCAGAGATCATCCTGCCCCCCGAGCTGTTCGAGGGACCTTATTTCTGCCGGACCGAGGACGAGGCGCTGTTCGCCAGCGCGCGTCCCACGAATGAGCACCCCAGCGTGCGCGCGATGGCGAAGCTCGCCCGCCAGCTCAAGGTCGCGATCCCCACCAGCTTCTTCGAGCGCGACGGACCGCATCACTACAACTCGCTGGCGATGATCGATCCCGATGGCGAGATCATGGGGGTGTACCGCAAGAGCCACATCCCGGACGGTCCGGGCTATGAGGAGAAATATTATTTCCGCCCCGGCAACACCGGGTTCAAGGTGTGGGACGTGTGCGGCACCCGCATTGGCGTCGGCATCTGCTGGGACCAATGGTACCCAGAATGCGCGCGCGCGATGGCGCTGATGGGGGCGGAACTGCTGTTCTATCCGACCGCGATCGGCTCCGAGCCTTATGACAGCACGCTCGACACCAGCCGGATGTGGCAGCGCGCGATGCAGGGACATGCGGTCTCCAACTGCATGCCGGTGATCGCCAGCAACCGCATCGGGATCGAGGGCGACCAGACCTTTTACGGCCACAGCTTCATCACCAACGAATGGGGCGACAAGGTGCTGGAATATGGCGCGGAGGAAACGGGCGTGCTGGTCGCGACGCTCGACCTCGACCAGGCACGGATGCACCGCGCCGGCATGGGTTTCTTCCGCGACCGCAGGCCGGAGCTTTACGGACGGCTGGCGCTGGACGTTTGA
- a CDS encoding agmatine deiminase family protein has translation MPAEWSPQAWLWIGFPHLADEWQGFLAAAQAEIAAFARSVAESGQPARLVCRDEASAGLARELAGDAVDIRIHHYGDIWLRDTGPLVVTGPGGALRAQLFDFNGWGGKYVMEGDTEIGGALSEEAGLASVRADWVLEGGAIDVDGTGLGVTTEQCLLNPNRNPHLSRSDIEARLHRDLGIERLLWLGDGLLNDHTDGHVDNLARFVAPGTLALPVAAGHDDPNAAIYANARARAEAFGVTVVPIPSPGLVERVDAEGQLKVQPASHMNFAITSHAVIVPTYGTASDQPAVEAIAACFPGRRTIGLRADAVLAGGGSFHCASQQMPLPVG, from the coding sequence ATGCCCGCCGAATGGTCGCCGCAAGCCTGGTTGTGGATCGGCTTTCCGCATCTCGCCGATGAATGGCAGGGCTTTCTTGCTGCAGCGCAGGCCGAGATCGCGGCGTTTGCGCGCTCGGTGGCCGAAAGCGGGCAGCCAGCGCGCCTGGTCTGCCGCGACGAGGCGAGCGCGGGACTGGCGCGCGAGCTTGCGGGCGATGCGGTGGATATCCGCATCCACCATTATGGCGATATCTGGCTGCGCGATACCGGGCCACTGGTGGTTACAGGGCCCGGCGGCGCGCTGCGGGCGCAGCTGTTCGACTTCAACGGCTGGGGCGGCAAATATGTAATGGAGGGCGATACCGAGATCGGCGGCGCGCTAAGTGAAGAGGCCGGGCTCGCCTCGGTGCGGGCCGACTGGGTGCTCGAGGGCGGCGCGATCGATGTCGATGGCACCGGATTGGGCGTCACCACCGAACAGTGCCTGCTCAACCCCAACCGCAACCCGCATCTGTCGCGCAGCGATATCGAGGCGCGGCTGCACCGTGATCTGGGGATCGAGCGGCTGTTGTGGCTGGGCGACGGCCTGCTTAACGATCACACCGATGGCCATGTCGACAATCTGGCGCGGTTCGTGGCGCCCGGCACGCTGGCGCTACCGGTTGCTGCCGGGCACGATGACCCGAATGCCGCGATCTATGCGAATGCCAGGGCGCGCGCCGAGGCGTTCGGGGTGACGGTCGTCCCCATCCCCTCGCCCGGGCTGGTCGAGCGGGTGGATGCCGAAGGGCAGCTCAAGGTACAGCCCGCGAGCCATATGAACTTCGCGATCACCAGCCATGCGGTCATCGTGCCGACCTACGGCACAGCGTCGGACCAGCCCGCAGTGGAGGCGATCGCCGCCTGCTTCCCCGGGCGCAGGACGATCGGGCTGCGCGCCGATGCAGTGCTCGCCGGCGGGGGCAGCTTCCACTGCGCCAGCCAGCAGATGCCGCTGCCCGTGGGCTGA